In Erigeron canadensis isolate Cc75 chromosome 1, C_canadensis_v1, whole genome shotgun sequence, a single window of DNA contains:
- the LOC122585662 gene encoding 22.0 kDa class IV heat shock protein-like, translating into MRPTIILIVFLYLLFTSTTCTESSLLSLLNNNPPDPIQTTLLSDLFTNPFQELDHIPFGITREDELIASPAKVDWKETPERHVITLDVPGMKKEELKIEIEQNRVLRVSGERKRETEEKGDHWHRSERAYGKFWRQFKLPDNVDLDKVDAKLEDGVLAISIKKLAADRIKGPKVVSIGGGEEPSKITEAKTEL; encoded by the coding sequence ATGAGACCAACAATTATACTTATAGTTTTCCTGTATCTATTATTCACATCAACAACATGCACAGAATCATCACTCTTATCATTACTCAACAACAACCCTCCTGATCCAATCCAAACCACATTACTTTCCGACCTATTCACCAACCCATTTCAAGAACTCGATCACATTCCATTTGGGATCACGCGTGAAGACGAACTAATCGCGTCCCCAGCTAAAGTCGACTGGAAAGAGACACCCGAAAGGCATGTGATCACGCTGGACGTGCCCGGGATGAAAAAAGAGGAGCTAAAGATCGAAATCGAGCAAAATCGAGTTTTGAGAGTTAGTGGTGAAAGGAAAAGAGAGACTGAAGAAAAGGGTGATCATTGGCATCGGAGTGAAAGAGCTTATGGCAAGTTTTGGAGACAGTTTAAGTTGCCTGACAATGTTGATTTGGATAAGGTTGATGCTAAGCTTGAGGATGGGGTGTTGGCGATTTCGATTAAGAAGTTGGCGGCTGATCGGATTAAAGGCCCGAAAGTCGTGAGTATTGGTGGTGGCGAAGAGCCGTCCAAGATAACTGAGGCGAAGACGGAGCTTTGA
- the LOC122585685 gene encoding putative F-box/LRR-repeat protein At5g02700: MTGKVIQEKHSDDSCHSKFEVDCNYDARFASDVKSWIQFAVTKCVKDFKLYFRNSGDEDSYSIKNQSFYKCSHFTTLDIGYCLFQPKYVLAWKNLMKLTISDSILEDDLIPNIVSGSPLLPTFVLRDCCAYVIRILSPSVKRLEIHGHEADHLETLLEIVAPYITDLYISESLWIENISLNNVSSVVKAYLNFKFPQLCYKVKKPYAELILGEMIVDLQDAKEIEIGVRCYPILCRMAAKGYTLAPNVVGVDTSSMYYVDSDVDVSD; encoded by the exons ATGACCGGAAAAGTAATTCAGGAAAAACACTCAGATGACAGTTGTCACAgtaagtttgaggttgattgcAATTACGATGCTAGATTTGCCTCAGATGTCAAAAGTTGGATACAATTTGCTGTTACTAAGTGTGTCAAAGATTTTAAGTTGTACTTTAGGAATTCTGGAGATGAGGATTCTTACTCAATTAAAAATCAATCGTTCTACAAGTGTTCTCATTTCACAACTCTCGATATAGGGTATTGTTTGTTTCAGCCTAAATATGTACTTGCTTGGAAAAACCTTATGAAATTAACTATTTCAGATTCAATATTGGAAGACGACTTGATCCCAAACATTGTGTCTGGAAGTCCATTGTTGCCTACTTTTGTACTTCGGGATTGTTGTGCTTATGTGATTCGCATCCTTTCCCCTAGTGTTAAGCGTTTGGAAATTCATGGACATGAGGCTGATCATCTCGAAACCCTTCTTGAGATTGTTGCTCCTTATATTACAGATCTTTATATCAGTGAAAGTTTGTGGATTGAAAACATTTCCCTTAACAACGTGTCATCTGTGGTTAAAGCATACCTTAATTTCAAATTTCCCCAATTGTGTTATAAAGTTAAAAAGCCTTATGCAGAGTTGATACTAGGTGAAATGATAGTTGATTTGCAGGATGccaaagaaattgaaattgggGTTCGTTGTTATCCG ATTTTATGTCGTATGGCTGCGAAAGGGTACACGCTTGCACCAAACGTTGTCGGGGTAGATACTTCTTCAATGTATTATGTTGATTCTGATGTTGACGTTTCTGATTGA